The DNA sequence GGATAAGAATATCTAAAGTGTTTAGAAGAATGTCTGAAATATAGTCATCACTTTATAAATGCTTGCTTATTTATAATTGTAAGTacttataaaaaaattcatacactATAGAATTATACTGGGTCCATCATAATCACAGCCCTTTTAAAACTTCTGTTTCATTTCAGTTAGAAGAACCTGAAGAACCTAAAGTGCTAACACCAGAAGAACAATTAGCAGATAAACTGCGGCTTAAGAAATTACAGGAAGAGTCAGATCTTGAATTAGCTAAAGAAACTTTTGGTAAGATGGGTGTGTGATTTTAGTGCAATACTGAATTATTGTAGCTGAAAACTCTAGGAGTCTTTTAAGTTGTGAAAGttcaattttgcctttttttttttttttttgtggtgctgaagagcaaacccaggaccttgcacatgttaggcaaagcCCCATCACTGAACTgacttttggtactggggattgaacccaggggcacataaaTACTaagccacctctccagcccttattattttctgttttgagacagggtctccttaagttgctgaagctggtttgaacttgctattctcctaccacagcctcctgagctgttgggattacagatgtgtgcccctGCTCCTGGCAAACAtcattttttaagtctttggaaatttttttttaacatgatccTGTCAAATTTAGATATTGGAAAGCAGTTTTGAGATTTCATTACTTGAAGGCAAGTGTGAAGGACGTACATGTTCAGATTTTTGAGTAACTGTTTGTAGTATATTAAAAGATTAAGTTGTCATTGGATCTAAATAAAGTACATCATTGCCTAGCATGTATCAGCTGGGTGAAACTTGAATGAAGTCTGAGgtctgtaacttttttttttttttttttgaggtctgTAACTTTGAAATTTAAGTAGTGAACTTACAGTGCTATTGTAGTGCTTATAGTGCTTACAATGCTATTATAGTGCTTACAGTGCTATTATAGTGCTTATAGAACTTATAGTGCTTATAGTGCTATTCTGGGCCAAGACAAGACTTGTGTAGTAGGTAATAGGATGACAGTCCATGTGACATTCATCTTTGTGCCTTCTTGTACTCAGTTGTTTCTTTGTGTGGTCCTCTCTTCCTTGGCCTTCACCATGCCCTTTCTTTCAGGGGCCACCATTTCTGTGAATCATGCCTGCAGCTGTGGTTCAGGATCCTATACATTTGGTGTGTTTCAGGGGAGATTCATATGACAGGGGTACACCAAGTTTGTTGTTAGGTATTGAGTACTTTTCAGACTAGAAGATCCTGTTAAATCAGTTAAGTAACATTGAAACTGAAATCTATAACCAAGAAGGCTCTAGTTGACCTGGGTTTTTGCCAGTCCTTTTCTCAAGTGCATCAGGGGACGATTGCAGTGATCATTCCCTTTATAGAGATCTATGACCTCATTTCTCAGTCAGTCTTTAGCAATCTCAAGTGTGACtatgggctgggctgggccggGCCAGGCTAGGGacataactcagtagtagagtacttgcctagtgtaTGAAAGGGCCTTAGTTTGATCCCCAtcatcatccaaaaaaaaaaaaaaaaaagtggctgcCAAAGACGCTCCTATATGCTGCTTGGCAAGTCCTAAAAGTACTCATCTAATTATAGAGGGCACTGGGCCCTTATTTCATGTCTACATAGGATGTTAAAAGCTGCCCATATGCTTATTAAAGAGGTGGGTTTATGCATTGTGCTCTTATAAAGCCTAGTGTGGAATACCAATTacagattaaaaagtaaaattatatgcaTCCATATACAGTCATTGTTTAATTAATAGAATTTTACTGTTGTGTTTCTCATACTAAAATACTCAATACATGATTTTAACAACTAATTTACTCTTGCCCTTGAGAAGGATACAGAATCATACTGTCATTTAGCCTATAATTCTTTTAGGTCAGATTAATTTTTCTGTTGGGATTTAACACATGGCATACCTCTGCTTAGTTTTTGGATTTGACTAGGTATTAAGGCTCCATCTTTGTTTCTTacgtttttttccccctttccataCTTTGCTGTGGCTGAACTTTTGGACAGACCTTTAAGAACATCCTTTTTGTGCCATGGGATTCTTTGGCAGCTTGGTGAATTTATGGGCCCTTTtgtagcataatattttcaaatgaatacaataaatgcatagaattttatttacaaaggaaACCTATAATTGAAAATAGAtatcaaaatactaaaataatgaatttattacagaatttattttttattagttttattttattacacaattttaattttattaaaattgtataatttttttattatataataccccttgtattggggattgaacccagggcctcctgcatattaggtcctctaccactgagttgcactcCCGGCCTGTGTATGCTTTTTTATTAATAAGATCCAGTGGCAAATCTaataaaaaaaggtttttttgaaGGTAATGACCATACAGTATTCAAGATATCTGCTAAAACTATAATGTGATATGAAATTATTTATGGTCTCTATAAGtgaaaatcaaaatgtaaatttatttctctcattcAGATTCATAGGGCATGCTCCCCACTATACTCCACTCCCAGATTCTGTCCAAGGGCTTCAATGGGTCTAGATTAAGAATCTGTTTTAGAATGAAACAAAACTTTCTGATATTCCTAGTGTTTCTTCTCTTCTACAGGTGTTAACAGTACAGTTTATGGAATAGATGCTATGAACCCATCTTCAAGAGATGATTTCACAGAGTTTGGAAAGTtactaaaagataaaattacCCAATATGAAAAGTCACTATATTAtgccagttttttggaagccttagTTCGAGATGTGTGTATTTCATGTAAGTAATTCTCATTTCTAGCCCCTGTGGGTAGATTTTAAGTGAAATTATACTCAGGGAGAAGCAGGGatggggggattttttttttttaattctgttgtAGAAACTTGGGGGTTTGCTTCTTTTGTTCTACATGTACAGTTAGTGTGAGTGTTGGGTTTTTTTGGATGTGTGTGGGCGGGGATAGGCTGCCTTCACTGGTGTCCCAAAGAGACATCTGGGCTTGCCAGCAAAGCAACtgagtaaatttttttatttcttgaaagggAGGTATCTTTTGGGGGAAATGGCCTCTGGGCTTTCAGGATTTTCAGGTGAGTGAGAGACTTCCAGTGTTTGGAAGCTTAAGACAAAATACTTAATAGAGCTGGCACCCATCCTCTGGGATGCTGCTCTGATGTCACACCCAAAGGAGTCATACCTTTCAGAGTGACAGCTATGGGTCATGCAGTAGTAATGTGGAAAGGACTGGTTTTGCTAGTATTTGCTGTTTGAAAAAAAGGAATCCtatataatgaattataaattgGGTTTTCTTTGAGAAATGATCAGTAAGCTGGGGCTTCTAAAATTAATCAGTGAAGTAACCAGAGTTGGTATTTCATTCTGCTGTACTAATTTTCCTATTTTGGGAGGTTCTGTATCCCAAACTGAACATTTTCTGATAGCTAAAAGCTAGATATCTTTCTGGcttcatgtttttaaaaggatGGGAAGGTATGTTCACCACTTAACAGGCTTGTCACCTTATAGCACACTGAGATAAATCAGTTTTCATTCTAATTCTGTGATAGAAAATGGAGTCCCCCTAGGGGTATGGGGTTTTCTTCTGCAGGTTCAAGAAATCTTAACACATCCTTGATGCTCAATGAGCAGTTAGGAAGTGCATGGTTATCCATCTGTTTAGACTGAAGGAAAGATAGAAGGGAGAGTACTGTGCAATATTAAGTCACTTTTAGTTTCTGTATGATTGAGCAATAGTATGTTGTTGTAGGTCATTATAAAGTGGAATTTTTGTTACTGAATTCACCATTTTTAAGTAGTTCTACCTTGAGCTGAGCCATAAACTCTTGATTCCCTAACcaccttatatttttaaaagttcagtcaTTTTCAGGGTTACTTGATGGACAAATTAGGCTtctcaaaacatttttggaaGGATATCTATTTTGCTTTAGTTTTCAAAATGCTTAAAACTTGAAgatcagtgtcttttttttttttaatagtggaaATTGATGACTTGAAAAAGATTACCAATTCATTGACTGTGCTTTGCAGTGAAAAACAGAAGCAAGAAAAGGTAAGGACAAGCTGTGCAGGGAAACAAGTATTATGTTAGGATGGGGTTGTGAGAAAATTCTCAAATATAATAGGGGTCTGTCAAAAACATAAAAGTCAAGCACTACCAATACCATTTAAGTTGGAATAGAACAGGAGTATGGGTGCCAATACTGTCCTTTTGTTTATAGACATGTTCGAATTTCTCTTCTCAATATTAATAGAAACTGCTATAAATTAGGCTTGAGCTCTCCCTTAAAGAATTAAGGTTTCTTCTGGGACCAGATGCTTTTGATATTTCTATGAGGGTTGCTGTATCAGATAAAATGTCCATAGCAGATAAAGTCTCTTGAAATAACTCTTTCTCATCTTTAGCAAAGCaaagccaaaaagaagaagaaaggcgTGGTTCCTGGAGGGGGATTAAAGGCCACCATGAAAGATGATCTGGCAGATTATGGTGGTTATGATGGAGGCTATGTACAAGACTATGAAGACTTCATGTGACATTTTATCTTCTGGTGTCTTCTTTCTGTTGCCCACAATCCCTTCAACATGTAGCACAACTTCCTTTCCTTTCAGTTCTGCCAAATGCTACAATCAGAAGTGCAGTATCTTTTGTGCTGGTTATTTTACCCCTTGACACTTAGGTGCTAATGTGCAAATGAGGGAACGTGGATCTTGCTGCCAAGGGGTTAAAATTGGGGAACCTCAATTGCTACTaaatcatagttttaaaaaaaaaaaaaacctaataatgTTGTCATTGTTGCTGTTTGATTCCATAGCAGCAGCCACTAAATTGGAAACAAAGGTTGCAACATGACAAAAAATTATGTAGTATTTACCAGCACCATTCAGTAATACAGCCTTAACCATACCTCCTTGAACTACTTCATAACTTGTCAAGAAAAGCAGTTTGCAGCAAGGGCATGTGGTGTGCACCTAGTATTAAAATTGCTTTGTCTTAAATTGAGCGTGAGGATGTTAAAAATACATTGTGAAGAAGACTGCTTATCTCAGACTGAAGATACTGCAGCTGAAAAGTACTAGTGtgatacttaaaaattaaatgaccaAAACCCTCCAACTTTGAAGCTGAAGAAGGTAAACTTCTCCATTTTTGCAGTACAGTAAAAGTTGTGGAATCTCTTTATTTATCAGACTATTTTTACTGATGAAGTGCTTCAGATGGGGGAGGGAAACTCTGTTTTTATTTGCCTGATTCAAGTGTCTGAGAAACAAATCTCTTTGTTCTCGTAGGCTGCAATGGAACAACTTTAACAGGGTTTTggcatttcctttcctttataaaACATGCTCAGCAAACTGCACCAGTTAACTACAGTTTGGTAAATTGTTATGTTAACAATTATGACATCTGCAATGTTTTATAAAGCaactaatttaataaaatcacTATTGTGAGGACTTAAATTTTGTGTTACCTCCCAAGAGATATTTTTGGAGAATACAGAATGCACCTCTTGGGactagagttctttatatacttaaAGTTTAATCAGTGCTTGATGTAGTTAACAGCTTTAAAACAATGATTTGCCAGGTCTTTAACAGTGTCACTGTAGAGCAACAAAGGTGTAGGGCTGTCTTCCTCTTACTTGggaagttattttgtttttagatactAAGGCCTAATGAAGTTCCTAGAACAACTATTTATTTGGAATTATAGAGTCTACAACTCAGGATATGGCTCTAAGCATAAATTGTGGGATCTTTTTTATTAAGTGATTTGACCAAATTTGTGGTTTGAGTCTTTGTTTCCTTAATTGTCATAATcggaatataagaaatatttctcatttccATAGGAAATAAACCTCAAAGCTCTGTAGGCTACTAAGTGGAAAACATGACCATCTAAATGACCAGAAGGCCATGATTACACAGCAATAATTATAGTAAATGTTGTTTTAAGGCAGACAAGGGCTAAGATTTCCTTAGCAGTAATAATGACATACActgaatttaaaatctattttattatagaaagatCAGTTTctaacaaatgaaaatgtatcaTCTGTTCCTTAATTgtgtaaataatattaaatatatttgaaactgGAATCTACAGGCATAGGTATTCTTTAATCATTACTGTATCACCTCCTAATACAGAAGCCATCTTGAGGAAGAAGAATACCAGTATCCATATAAAATGGGATAGATGAACAATAACTTCAAAGTAGAAATTTTCCTGGTTAAAGTCTCACCTTCATTACCTACGACCTACAAAGACTGATATGGTACAGTCCTGAGCTTTTCTAATTCAGACAACAAAGATCCCCAGTGCATTATTCTACTCTGATCATGAACATGTGTCAGAACCTCACATCAGTACAAGAAAACAGGCACCTTTGAGATCATCTAACCTGAAAGCATATCCTTTAGACAGCAACCTGTTTGAGGGTCCTTCAGAAGtacatttataatttcataaaatttgtgTTCATATGCCAACTTGTAATACAGGTAGATATCTTCACAGTATGAAAGTAACTTCTTCAAGTTTTCTGTGACCTTGTTGGTAGGCTGATGTTGTTTATATCTAGataaaagaaacataagaatGTAAAGAGTAAAATTCTCTATCTTTAAAGGGCTGTCAGCTCTTAAAAACCACTACTTATAAGAGAATGCTATAGCCTTGAAATTTATCAAACACCCCCAATAATAgtttgagataaaatattttattaaagtatgtCAATGCTTACCTTAATAATTATAGTAAGTTTAGGACTCAAAGGCGAAAGGCATCTCAGGCAAACTGAGTAGCTATCCTTCCATTTTAAGTACAAAACACTAAGCAAACTACTCTCATTCATCTGTTTGCGTGAATCTTCTAAATGATCACTTCTGGAAATTCTTGACATTTTGCCATTTTAAGCTGAAGGTAGTTAAAAGTATGCTGTATGTATCAGccataaatttctttctctcatttcacTTCAAAGCTctaagggctggggtttggctcagtggtagtgtacttgcctagcatgcatgaggcactggatttgatccttagcaccacatagaaataaaagatattgtgttcatttaaaactaaaaaataaatatatttttttaaaaaagcagaaatgctTACAGTCAAAAACCATCCTccaaagacagggtctcactgtattCCACGCTGGTCTCGGCTtcagtgatcttcctgccttaacctcccaagtagctggagcTGAGACTATAGGCTCGTACCACAGCACCTAGCATATAAACTTAGTACttacttttttgaaatttcttcaaTTATACTAGGTCTTAACAACCTTTGTTGTTTAAATTCTTCCAAATAAGTAAAATCTCCTTTAAGAATCACTTGTTGGTATAGAATTTCTGCCCAATCTGGAACAAAGTCATAGGCCTCGGCCACGATAGAAGCCTTTTttgaaagaacagaaatgaaaaatatcattaaagCCAATTTGATGTTAAGATTTAAAGCAAACTGTTCTAGAAAATAATAGTGATGTATCATTTTTCACTTTGTTAAAAGGTTCCATGTATCATAATCAATGAAAAGTcatgtttcaatttggcatttccTCTCCCATAAACACCCAAAtactttctttcactgtttttaatGTTCTTCAAAATGGACTAATAAAACTGAGAAAGTACTATATTATTCCCACCAGCTCAACTGTATAAGGAACAGTGAAAAGGTTGATACCCTGACATCAACCCCTCTTCATTAAAGGGCCACACTGAATCTCCTGGCAGTCCAAGATTCCTGATGCTGACCTGAGATTCATGGCTCTATTAATGTTGGTGTTAGATTGACAGCTAAACCAGATGGGGACTGCTCTGATTCTGTTCTGGTACTGAGACCTCAGACAACTCAATTCAACGTCTGGTACCATGAGTGATACAGTAGGAGGGATGTTGGCACTGCCAGCTAGAGTTTTCCTGTTCACCTGGTAGAACCGAGGTAGGGCCATGATACAGTCCATCAGCTTTTGGCGGCCTAAGTTGATAAGCATTGTGTTCTGGCCAGTGTTCAGAAAGTGAATCTGTAGGGTTATCAACCTGGTAAGGCGGTGACAGTGTAGGGCCTGTCGTACACAGGAGTCCTGAGAGAGGAGGGTAGAGAGAGGCACAGACAGAAGATTTATTAACATCTTTTATGTGAACCCTCCAACTGTAGTCACCCATTCTGCTCTTGCTTAACCCATGACACCATCCCTACCTTCACTTGGAAAACCCTagggaccaaaaaagaaaaaaattatatcgCAGACAACAACTTCCAAGGCCAATCTGGAGTAAGACTTTGTAGTTACCTTGGCATAACTCTCTGCTGCATCTAGCATCAGG is a window from the Urocitellus parryii isolate mUroPar1 chromosome 6, mUroPar1.hap1, whole genome shotgun sequence genome containing:
- the Eif3j gene encoding eukaryotic translation initiation factor 3 subunit J, giving the protein MAAAAAAAAGDSDSWDADTFSVEDPVRKVGGGGTAGGDRWEGEDEDEDVKDNWDDDDEEKKEEAEVKPEIKISEKKKIAEKIKEKERQQKKRQEEIKKRLEEPEEPKVLTPEEQLADKLRLKKLQEESDLELAKETFGVNSTVYGIDAMNPSSRDDFTEFGKLLKDKITQYEKSLYYASFLEALVRDVCISLEIDDLKKITNSLTVLCSEKQKQEKQSKAKKKKKGVVPGGGLKATMKDDLADYGGYDGGYVQDYEDFM